Part of the Nothobranchius furzeri strain GRZ-AD chromosome 2, NfurGRZ-RIMD1, whole genome shotgun sequence genome, AGTCTAATTTAAGTAGTCACATGAGcattcacacaggacagaaaccattttcctgtgagctctgtggacaaagatttagccgaaagacacatttaaacagtcacatgacagtccacacaggacataagccttttgcctgtgagctgtgtggacaaaggtttagccaaaagacacatttaaactgtcacatgaaagtccacacaggacagaagcgtcTTGCTCGTGTGCTCTGGGGACAAAGTTTTAGTCTTAAGTCAACTTTAAAGAAACTCAAGAGAGTCCACAAAGAACAGAAACTTTTTTCCTGTGAgttttgtggacaaagatttagccaaaacgctagtttaaacagtcacatgagagttcacactggacagaagccttattcctgtgagctctgtgagaaAAGGTTTGATCGTAAGTCAAATTTACaagttcacatgagagtccacacaggacagaagccgtatgcctgtgagttctgtggaaaaagatttggtCATAAGTCAAGTTTAAAAGGTCACTTAGGACTCCACACAGGGCAGAAGTCTTATGCTTGTGAGATCTGTGGACAAACATTTAGacaaaatatacatttaaagAGTCACATgatagtccacacaggacagaagccctttgcttgtgagctctgtgaaaaaagatttggtCATAAGTCAAATTTAAAAGATCACATAAAagcccacacaggacagaagccttatgCTTGTGAGCTCTGCGGAAAAAGATTTAGACAAAAGGCACATTTAAGCAGACAcgtaagagtccacacaggagagaagccctatgcttgtgagctctgtggacgaaaATTTAGACAAAAGACCGATATAaagagtcacatgagagtccacacagggcagaaaccttattcctgtgagctctgtgaacaaaTGTTTAGTCATAAGccaagtttaaacagacacatgagagtccacacaggagagaaaccttaTGCGTGTGAGATTTGCAGACAAGCATTTAGTCATAAATCAAGTTTAAACAGCCACATAAGTATCCATTCAGGACTGAAAGAACCAATTTAACttcaaaagaaccaaaaatggacctTTGTAGAGGTTTTCTTTGACCCCTGCTGGCTGTCCTTACGTCTAGATCAGGTCCTTatgcaattcaattcagtttatttatactgACCCTTTGTTCATGATGTTACGCCACTCATGGGACCCCTCCTTTGACATAGTGGATGGCAGAAAGACCGTTCTTCTTCAAATAACTTCGGACATTGAGGACAGATataaactgcagcgatcaatcaaacgGACTAGCTGCCCTCAAAGTACCTTTGTATTTGCAGCAAACAtaacgggtaagattaacgttaataTATTTCATGAGGAAGACAGACGGGGATAATTGTGATGTGTTTATGTTGATAATCCCattcgatggatggatggatgtttcacCACCGAGGACGCGCTGTACCGTCCATTGTAGTGAAATGCAAGATAATATTTTGCAATAATTGTTCCGACGGAACTTCCAAAttgttccaggggaggcgggggacattgagtctgaacggACCctattccgtgcctccattgttgaggtggccgaccggagctatggtcgcaggattgtcggtgcctgtcgtggtggcaacccccgaccccgctggtggacaccagcgctTAGGGATGCTGtcgagctgaagaaagagtcctatccagTATTTTTAgcttgtgggactccagaggcagctgacgggtaccggcagtccaagcggaatgcggctcgggtggccgccgaggcaaaaacccaggcgtgggaggagtttggtgagacaataaaacaagacttccgtacggcttcgaggagattctggtccaccatccggcacctcaggagggaaagcagtgcgctaacagcactatttatagtggggacggtgtgctgctgacctctactcaggacgttgtggatcggtgggcagaatacttcgatgacttcctcaatcccaccgacacgtcttccagtgaggaagcagagtctggggactttgagttgggctctcaaatctctggtgctgaggtcactgaggtggttagaaagctcctctgtggcaaggctccaggggtggatgagatccgcccggagttccttaaggctctggatgttgtggggctgtgttggctgacgcagctaGTATGCCAGCCGCATACTATGCAGTATCactgtggacatcgggggcagtcccactgcagACCGGggtgtgtgttccaactacagggggatcacactcctgagccttcctggtaaggtctattcaggggttctgaagaggagggtccgtcatattgttgaacctcagattcaggaggagcaatgtggttttcgttctggccgtggaacactggactagctctatacccttaggggaatcctggagggtacgtgggaatttgcccaaccagtctacgtatggggtaccaggccctctgatacgggctgttaggtccctgtatggccaGTGTCGGAGCTTGgttcacattgccggcagtaagtcgggcttgttcccagtgagagttggactccgccaaggctgccctttgtcaccaattctgtttataacctttatggacaggatttctaggcgcagccaaggtgtggagggcatccattttggtggcctgaggatcaggtctctgttttttgcagatgatgtggtcctgttggcttcatcagaacgtgatcttcagctttcgctggagcagtttgcaggtgagtgtgaagcagctgggatgagaatctgctcctctaaatccgagaccatggtcttgatttggaaaagggtagaatgccttctccaggtcagggatgaggtcctgcctcaagtggaggagtttaagtatctcagggtcttgttcatgagtaagggaaagatggagtgcaagatcgataggcggattggtgctgcgtctgcagtgatgtgggtgttgtaccgatcACTCGTGGTGAAGagtgagctgagccagaaggcgaagctctcaatttacgggtcgatctacgttcctaccctcacctatggtcatgacctttgggtagtgactgaaagaatgagatcacagatagaagtggccaaaatgagttttctccgccgagtggctgggctctcccttagagatggggtgagaatctCAGTCAtcctcgagaggagccagttgaggtggctcgagcatctggtcaggatgcctccctggtgaggttttctcggcacctccaactgggaggaggcctaaagggagacccaggacatgttaaaaggactatgtttctcacctaaccagggaaggccttgggattcccccggaagagctggtccaagtggctggggagagggaagtctgggcctgtcgACTTagtctgctgcccccacgacctgactctgaataagcagaagaaaattgatggatggatggatttttcacCTCGGAGGACGTGCAgtactgtccactgtagtgaaatgCGAGATAAATAATTCCATTATTATTGCTccaatgtatgattacgtgttaaatcagcttcagtgtaAAGTGAAACAATGTTTATAACATATCTTTTAAAGCTAccagggtgaatttaggcaaagtcggcAACTTGTGTACATCGGTGACCAGCCGCAGCGAGAACTTAAGCTAACATTTGTAAGCTAGTTAATAAGACTCTCTCTATGATCCCCACCTAGgtacgctacttcttctgataactgaacatgGACTTGAACTAGTAGAAGGAATGCTAAAAATCACAAATCAATTTCAGGCTCaatttttccctttgtttagtacttctgttgctcactgtttacattTTTTTGCCAACCAATATGGTAgatccacgtgattaggtgacatcggtgcaaagggtcaatagcgccaaatcacgacgagtcatctgaaggaccttcacatagtaaacattccaatacggttctgttcattaagccagtcagtaaaaagtttcctttataaggaacccagcaagttacatcgagtcactgactagtgtcagagtctttacagcaatcctcttactaagcaagcatttagcgacagtggacagGAAAAcgctcttttaacaggaagaaacctccagaggatcctggctcagtataagcagccatcctccacgactcactggggattaagaagacagagcagacacacacacactcacgtgtcATTACACACAATCCGGCTCATGGGCCACTTCTTTCTGGACTGCCACACCAATGTTGTGCCCCTCAAGCTGTAATTATTTCACAAAATCCCTGTAGACCTACAGGATCGTATGTGTCGCTCATCACTAC contains:
- the LOC139066134 gene encoding zinc finger protein 235-like, whose amino-acid sequence is MDLDRINTDVQLVVLVKEDPEEWSAAVDQDPEHLHIKEEAEEIRTSLEEEQLPLKETDAARFPFTAVSMKSEDDEEHHLFSQLHQQQTQEIDFLTSSSGDLMTTENSGGAQTTRNPDVNPNKQTSDSSETEVSGDDEEDVDAILDSELSDSEPGDGDKDWNETRPSVSDVRAVNKSFSCSECGELFLHKRSLQKHVRVTSHSTRSSGILVDTKPVGGKQHVDPCRKVQTEVKSFSCDNCGKRFSTKSNLNRHASVHTGMKPFACELCELRFSRKSNLSSHMSIHTGQKPFSCELCGQRFSRKTHLNSHMTVHTGHKPFACELCGQRFSQKTHLNCHMKVHTGQKRLARVLWGQSFSLKSTLKKLKRVHKEQKLFSCEFCGQRFSQNASLNSHMRVHTGQKPYSCELCEKRFDRKSNLQVHMRVHTGQKPYACEFCGKRFGHKSSLKGHLGLHTGQKSYACEICGQTFRQNIHLKSHMIVHTGQKPFACELCEKRFGHKSNLKDHIKAHTGQKPYACELCGKRFRQKAHLSRHVRVHTGEKPYACELCGRKFRQKTDIKSHMRVHTGQKPYSCELCEQMFSHKPSLNRHMRVHTGEKPYACEICRQAFSHKSSLNSHISIHSGLKEPI